The Microlunatus antarcticus DNA segment TCGTCGAAGAGCCGGAAGATCAGCGACATCGTGACCGGCGCCATCGCCGCGGCGGCCAGCCCGAGGGCGGCGCGCAGGGCGATGAGCTGACCGATGCTCGTGACGAGGACGACGGCCAGGCTGATGAGGCCGAACGCGGCGAGCCCGGTCAGCAGCACCCGCCGTCGGCCGAACCGGTCCGCAGCGGACCCGGCGGTGAGCAGCAGCCCACCGAAGGTGAGGGAGTAGGCCCCGGTCACCCACTGCAGCCCGGTCGTCCCGCTCTCGAGCGAGCGTCCGATCGTGGGCAGGGCGATCGAGAGCAGCGTGTTGTCGACCATCTCGACGAAGAAGGCCAGGCAGAGCGCGGCCAGAGGGATCGCCGCGGCGCGCAGCGAGGTGTACGTGGGAGCTTTCGTGGTGGTGACGATCGTGGTGCTCATGGCGGCCTGTCTCTCGAACGCCGTACGACTATCGAACGACGTTCTAGACGATAGAACGCTGTTCGGTAGGATGCAAGCCATGGCTGCAGATCGATCGACGACGACCGGTCCCGACCCCACCGAGGCCCGGGGCCGCGGTCGTCGGCGGGCGTCGCACTCGCTCGACACGGTGCTGGGCGAGGCCATCGCGATCCTCGACGAGTCGGGCGAGCCGGCCCTGACCTTCCGCGCCCTGGCGGCACGGCTCGGCGGTGGCGTCGCGAGCATCTACTGGTACGTCGCCAGCCGCGACGAGCTGCTCGAGCGGGCGACGGAGGAGGTGATGGGCCGGGTCGTGGCCGAGACCGAGCCGCTGACGCACGGGCCGGACCCGATCGCCAACGTGCGGGCGATCGCCCTCGCCCTCTTCGACGAGTTCGTCCGACGGCCGTGGTTCGGCCAGCTCATGCTGCGCAACAACGGGCTCCAGCCGCACTCGATGCTGATGTTCGACCGGCTCGGCCAGCAGCTCATGAAGCTCGACCTGACCCCCCGGCAGCGGTTCCACGCGGTGTCGTCGATCGTCAGCTACGTCGTCGGGGTCGCGGTCGACCTCGCCGAACCGCCGCCGCGCGAGTTCCTCGAGAGCGGCATGGAGCCCAGGGAGTTCCTGGCCATGTACGCCGAACGCTGGCGTGCGCTCGACCCGGAGGGGTACCCCTTCGCGCATCAGGTCGCGGACGAGTTCGCGACGCACGACGACCTCGAGGTGTTCCGGTCGGGGCTCGACCTGCTGCTGGCCGGGCTACGCCTCCAGGCCGGCTCCGGATCGACACGATGAACCGCTAGGCGACGACGAGCAGCGCTGGCGTCGCGTACGGGGAGCACGGGGCGGCGCGACGACCGAACGAAGTCAGCCAGCCGTCGCCGGGGCGGCCTGGGTGGACTCGCCCGCCCAACGGTCCAGCGCCGCCGTGAGCCCCGCGGCAGCCTCCGCGGCGTCGGTGCTGTCGGTCGCCCAGGCGATCACCCCGTCGGGGCGGACGAGGAGTCCGGTCGCCGTCCGATAGGCGTCGGGACAGGCGGTCGATGCCGCACGCTCCGTCACGGTCTCGACGCGGTCGTTCCAGGCGTCGGAGATCGCGGCGAGGTCGCCGCCGAGGCGGTCGAGCAGGACGAACCGGCCGGTGTGGAAGTGGTCGGCCAGTCGGCCCCCGTCGGCCAGGGGCGTGTCGCCGACCTGGCGCCCGACCAGCGCGTGCCGGGACGTGTCGTCCTCGTGGTCCGCCGTCGGGTTGAGGTCGTAGCGCTGCGCGACACCCGAGGTGACCAGGACCAGGTGCGTGGTGGTGGCGGTGTTCGCCAGCAGCTCCTGCGCCACGATCCGGCGTAGCTGGATGGTCTTGTCGTCGCCGCGCATGAGGGCGACCTGGGCGCGGGTCCAGTCGAGCACCTGGGCGCCGATCGGGTGCCGCTCGGTCGTGTAGGTGTCGAGCAGGCCCTCGGGCGCCCAGCCGTGGATGGTCGCGGCGAGCTTCCAGCCGAGGTTGACGGCGTCACCGGCGCCGAGGTTGAGGCCCTGCCCGCTGAAGGGGGAGTGCACGTGGGCGGCGTCGCCGGCCAGCAGCACCCGGCCGGCGCGGTAGGTGGTGGCCTGGCGGGCGTTGTCGGTCCAGCGGGTCGCCGCGCCGTGGATCGCGCGGACGGTGACCTCCTGCCCGGTGACCAGGCGGATGCTGGCCTGCAGCTCCGCCGCGGTCACCGGCCGGTCACGGACCGCCCGGTCAGGAGCGCCGGTGAACTGGACGGTCAGGATCCGGCCGGGGACCGGGCCGAGGCTGTAGACCCCGGTGGGCGTGTGGTGCCAGCCGCGCCCCAACCCGTCGGTGCCGTCCAGGTCCGCGATCGCCTGGTAGCCGGTGATCTCCGCGTCCGTGCCGACGAAGTCGATCCCCGCCGTCCGGCGGATGCTGCTGCGTCCGCCGTCGGCGCCGATCACCCAGCCGACCCGGAGCGGACCGCGGCTCGTCGACAGCCGTCGGCCCACCTCGACCCCCTCCTCGTTCAGGAGCGGGTCCATCGCGGTCACCTCGACGCCGCGCACCACCTCGACCCCGAGCCCGGCCAGGTGTGCGAGCAGCAGCGCCTCCACCTCGCTCTGCCTCACCAGCGTGGACCCGCCGGACCCGGCGTGGGCCGTGATGTCCGGGTCGGCCTGGTCGACGAGGTCCGGACGGAAGAAGAGTCCGGCGAAGTGGCCGGTGCTCGGGAACGGCGGACGACCACCGGCAGGGGGGCGGCCGCCCATCGGCGGCAGCGGCGTGCCGTTCGCGGCGGCGAAGGCCTTGAGCTCCTCCCCGAACCGCCGCTGCGCCGCCTCAGCCGCGGGGCGGAGCCCGCGCCGGTCCAGGATCTCGGCCGTGGCGACGTTGATCGAACCCGCCTTGATCGTCGTGTCCGGCGTCTCGTACCGGTCCAGCACGACGACGTCCACCCCGGCCAGGGCGAGCTCGGCCGCGACGAGCAGCCCGGTCGGACCCGCGCCGACCACGCCGACCTGGTGGTCGAGCTCGGACGGAACCACGGGCGGAGAGGTGGTCGCAGACGCAGTCATGGTCTCTCGAATCTATCGGTGAACGGGAACTCTGACCACGTTACCGATCGGCGATAGAGTTCACAACGTGACGAAGATCAACCGGCAGCAGATCGTCGACGAGGCGCTCGCCCTGCTCGACGAGGTGGGGCTCGACGGGTTCAGCACGAGACGGCTGGCGCAGCGGCTCGGGGTGGAGCAGCCGACGCTCTACTGGCACTTCAAGCGCAAGGAGGACCTCCTCACCGCGATGGCCGAGGCAACCCTCGCGCCCCACGGCGCAGCGGCGCTGCCCGAGCCGGGTGACGACTGGCAGGAGTGGTTCCTCGAGAACTACCGCAGCTTTCGCCGGGTGCTGCTGCAGCACCGGGACGGCGCACGGCTCCACGCCGGGACCTTCCCGAGCGCCGAGGGCCTCGACCGGTTGCTCCGCAAGTTCGCCTTCCTCGGCGACGCCGGTCTGCCGGAGCAGGACGCGCAGATGGGGATGCTGGCCGCGAGCCGCTTCACCGTCGGCAGCGCGCTCGAGGAGCAGTCCGAGAACGACAGCCAGCCGTCCGCCGACCTGCCTCCGATCGACCACGACCGGGCGTTCGAGGCGGGACTACGCCTCCTGGTCGGCGGTCTCGCCCGTACCCGGCCGCCCGGGTGACGGCCGGGGCTCGGCCGGCTGTCCGGCCGGGTCGGTCGTGACCCGCAGAGGAAGGGTCAGGCAGAAGTCAGCGCCCCCACCGGTCGGCTCCACCGGCACGCAGACGAGGTCACCACCGTGAGCCCTGGCGATGCCGCGGGCGATGGCCAGTCCCAGGCCGATGCCGCCCGAGTCGGCGCTCCTCGCCGGGTCGAGCCGGACGAGCCGGTCGAAGATCCGCTCGCGATCGGCGGCCGGGACGCCGGGGCCGTCGTCGCGTACGTGCACCACGGCGAGGTCACCGTGGACGGCGGACGTCACCGTGACCGTGCCACGGGGTCCGGCCGCGCGACGGGCGTTGTCCATGAGGTTGCGCAGCGCTCCGCGGAGCGAGGTGAGGTCGCCGCTCACGACAGGAGCGGCCCCGGCTGCCGTGATGGTGGCGGTGGGGGAGAGGAGGCGGGCCCGGACGACCTCGTCGTCCACCAGCCGGGCGACCTCCACGGGGGCCAGGTCCAGCGCGGGGCTGGTGTCGAGACGAGCCAGGGCGACGAGGTCGTCGACCAGCCGGCCTGCTCGCTGGGCCTCGGCGATCAGCAGCACCTCCAGGTGCTCGCGGTCGCCCACGTCGAGGGTGCCGCCGTGCTCGAGCAGCGTCTCGGCCGCCGCCCGTACGCCCGTCAGCGGCGTACGGAGCTCGTGCGCCGCGTCGGCCACGAAGGCCCGGACCCGCTCCTCGGCGCGCAGTGCGTCCGTCTCGGCCGTCCGCGACTGCGCTTCCGCGCCCTCCAGCTCGTCGAGCATCTCGTCGAACGCCTGGGCGGTCCGGCCGATCTCGGTGTGGGTCCTGGTCGGGGAGAGGCGTCGACCGCGGGCCCCTCCGGCGATGCCCTGGGCGAGCGCGGCCATCGCGTCGAGCGGTCGCAGCGCGAGCCGTACGGCCAGGGCGACGAGCGCCGCGCTCAGCGCGAGCGCCACGAGCCCGCCCACGAGCAGGATGCGGCGCAGAGACTGCAGCGCCCCCGTCGCCAGCGACGAGTTGACGCTCAGGGTGAGCTCGGCGCCGTCGACCCGGGTTGGACCGTTGAGCCGCGTGGTGACCGTCTGCACGCCGCCGCCCACCGGGAGCGGGCTGCCGATGACGGTGCCGTCGCGCAGCTGTAGCGAGGCAAGGACGCCGTCGACGCCGACCCGGTTGACGATCTGCTGGGGGCGGACGCCGGACCGGGCGAGCTGGCGGGCCAGCTGGGCGCGCCCGCTGAGCAGGGCGTCGACGTTGCGCTCGGACTGGGTGGCGAAGACCGACTGCACCGACAGCGACAGCACCAGCAGGACGACGACCAGGACCACCATGACGGCCGCGATGACCCGGGTCCTGATCGACACGGTACCGAGCCGGGGGCGGGCGGGATCGGTGCCGGCGACCGTCGCGGGCGCCGGGACCGGGCCCCTCACTCGGTCTCCGCGAGCCGGTAGCCGCGGTGGCGGACGGTGTGCACCAGCCGCGGCTGTCCGCCGGCCTCGAGCTTCCGCCGCAGCGAGGAGACGTGCACCTCGACGAGGTTGGGGTCGAAGCCGTCGTAGCCCCAAACCGAGGTGAGGAGCTGGGTCTTGGTCACCACCCGCTCCCGGTGGGCGGCGAGGTAGGCGAGCAGGCGCCGTTCGGTGTCGGTGAGGTCCAGGGTCCGGCCGGCCCGGCGCACCACGGCGGCGTCCTGGGTGAGCGTGAGGTCGCCGACCGCGCTCGCACCGCCTTCCGGCTGCGTCCGTCGGAGCACGGCACCGATGCGGGCGACGAGCTCGGCCATGGCGAAGGGCTTGACGAGGTAGTCGTCGGCCCCGGCGGCGAGCCCGGTCAGCCGGTCGTCCAGCCCGTCGCGCGCGGTCAGCACCAGGACGGCGGCGCGGCTGCTGCGGCGCAGGACCGGGAGGAGGGTGAAGCCGTCTCGGCCCGGAAGCATCAGGTCGAGCACGACGAGATCGGGCCCGAACGCGCCGAGCCGGTCCTCGAGGTCGTCACCGTCCGCCTGTGACTCGACCACGAAGCCCCGGGACCGCAGGGCGGTCTGCACCGCGACCCGGATGGTCTCGTTGTCCTCGACCACGAGGATCCGCGACGCGCTCATGCCCTCATGATGCCCAGCGCTCCGACGATCCCGGGCCCTCGAACGGCGCTCACCGGCTGAACGACCGCTGAAGGTCTTCCGCTCGTGCTGC contains these protein-coding regions:
- a CDS encoding TetR/AcrR family transcriptional regulator, which produces MAADRSTTTGPDPTEARGRGRRRASHSLDTVLGEAIAILDESGEPALTFRALAARLGGGVASIYWYVASRDELLERATEEVMGRVVAETEPLTHGPDPIANVRAIALALFDEFVRRPWFGQLMLRNNGLQPHSMLMFDRLGQQLMKLDLTPRQRFHAVSSIVSYVVGVAVDLAEPPPREFLESGMEPREFLAMYAERWRALDPEGYPFAHQVADEFATHDDLEVFRSGLDLLLAGLRLQAGSGSTR
- a CDS encoding FAD-dependent monooxygenase; the encoded protein is MTASATTSPPVVPSELDHQVGVVGAGPTGLLVAAELALAGVDVVVLDRYETPDTTIKAGSINVATAEILDRRGLRPAAEAAQRRFGEELKAFAAANGTPLPPMGGRPPAGGRPPFPSTGHFAGLFFRPDLVDQADPDITAHAGSGGSTLVRQSEVEALLLAHLAGLGVEVVRGVEVTAMDPLLNEEGVEVGRRLSTSRGPLRVGWVIGADGGRSSIRRTAGIDFVGTDAEITGYQAIADLDGTDGLGRGWHHTPTGVYSLGPVPGRILTVQFTGAPDRAVRDRPVTAAELQASIRLVTGQEVTVRAIHGAATRWTDNARQATTYRAGRVLLAGDAAHVHSPFSGQGLNLGAGDAVNLGWKLAATIHGWAPEGLLDTYTTERHPIGAQVLDWTRAQVALMRGDDKTIQLRRIVAQELLANTATTTHLVLVTSGVAQRYDLNPTADHEDDTSRHALVGRQVGDTPLADGGRLADHFHTGRFVLLDRLGGDLAAISDAWNDRVETVTERAASTACPDAYRTATGLLVRPDGVIAWATDSTDAAEAAAGLTAALDRWAGESTQAAPATAG
- a CDS encoding TetR/AcrR family transcriptional regulator C-terminal domain-containing protein, with the protein product MTKINRQQIVDEALALLDEVGLDGFSTRRLAQRLGVEQPTLYWHFKRKEDLLTAMAEATLAPHGAAALPEPGDDWQEWFLENYRSFRRVLLQHRDGARLHAGTFPSAEGLDRLLRKFAFLGDAGLPEQDAQMGMLAASRFTVGSALEEQSENDSQPSADLPPIDHDRAFEAGLRLLVGGLARTRPPG
- a CDS encoding sensor histidine kinase, producing the protein MSIRTRVIAAVMVVLVVVLLVLSLSVQSVFATQSERNVDALLSGRAQLARQLARSGVRPQQIVNRVGVDGVLASLQLRDGTVIGSPLPVGGGVQTVTTRLNGPTRVDGAELTLSVNSSLATGALQSLRRILLVGGLVALALSAALVALAVRLALRPLDAMAALAQGIAGGARGRRLSPTRTHTEIGRTAQAFDEMLDELEGAEAQSRTAETDALRAEERVRAFVADAAHELRTPLTGVRAAAETLLEHGGTLDVGDREHLEVLLIAEAQRAGRLVDDLVALARLDTSPALDLAPVEVARLVDDEVVRARLLSPTATITAAGAAPVVSGDLTSLRGALRNLMDNARRAAGPRGTVTVTSAVHGDLAVVHVRDDGPGVPAADRERIFDRLVRLDPARSADSGGIGLGLAIARGIARAHGGDLVCVPVEPTGGGADFCLTLPLRVTTDPAGQPAEPRPSPGRPGTGETADQEA
- a CDS encoding response regulator transcription factor; its protein translation is MSASRILVVEDNETIRVAVQTALRSRGFVVESQADGDDLEDRLGAFGPDLVVLDLMLPGRDGFTLLPVLRRSSRAAVLVLTARDGLDDRLTGLAAGADDYLVKPFAMAELVARIGAVLRRTQPEGGASAVGDLTLTQDAAVVRRAGRTLDLTDTERRLLAYLAAHRERVVTKTQLLTSVWGYDGFDPNLVEVHVSSLRRKLEAGGQPRLVHTVRHRGYRLAETE